One genomic region from Candidatus Dormiibacterota bacterium encodes:
- a CDS encoding FAD-dependent oxidoreductase — protein MPDRRAFLQSIAGAAAIGTSGIGLLAAAARLPWAALARRLSGRLVLPGDRGYTEISLPNNLRYSAVRPAGIALCKNANDVSASILWAREHGVPLVARSGGHSYAGYSTTPGLMIDVRHINAISFDEHTGVASVGGGARNAGLSAYFSNRNLAITHGRCPGVGVAGFVLGGGIGFNMRAHGLGCDQLVATEIVTADGMI, from the coding sequence ATGCCAGACCGGCGAGCGTTCCTTCAAAGTATCGCGGGCGCTGCCGCCATCGGCACCAGCGGGATCGGTTTGCTCGCCGCAGCCGCTCGGCTGCCATGGGCGGCGCTCGCGCGCCGGCTCTCAGGGAGGCTCGTGCTCCCCGGCGACCGCGGATACACGGAGATTTCACTTCCGAATAATCTGCGCTACTCGGCGGTTCGCCCCGCGGGCATTGCGTTGTGTAAGAACGCGAACGATGTCAGCGCATCGATTCTATGGGCGCGAGAGCATGGCGTCCCGCTCGTCGCTCGCTCCGGCGGGCATTCGTATGCGGGCTACTCTACGACACCCGGCTTGATGATCGACGTGCGCCACATCAACGCTATATCGTTCGACGAGCATACAGGCGTAGCGAGCGTCGGTGGAGGCGCGCGGAACGCCGGGCTGTCGGCGTACTTCAGCAACCGCAATCTTGCCATTACCCACGGCCGCTGCCCCGGCGTCGGCGTTGCGGGTTTCGTACTCGGCGGCGGGATCGGCTTCAACATGCGCGCCCACGGGCTTGGCTGCGATCAACTCGTTGCAACCGAGATCGTCACCGCCGACGGGATGATTC